In Lewinella sp. 4G2, the sequence AACTCTTTTCAAAAGTAAAGCAAAGCTTACTTGACCAGCAACAGACTCTCTCCGTTAACGCGGAGGAGGTAGCGGCCAGCGGGTAAGTCCGCCGTAGCGATCTCGGTGCGCTGGAAGCCGGCGGCCAGGCGGCCACTGCGGAGTTCACGGCCGAGGGCATCGTACAGGCTGTAGTTCGTCGTTTCGGCAAACTCCGTTTCTACCGTAAAGGCATTCCCGATGGGGTTGGGGTAGGCGGAAAGCGTAACACCCGAAGCCCGCTCGATGCGGATGACGTCGGACAACTGTGTAGCACCGTCAAAATCAACGGAACGGAGGCGGTAGTAGGAAGCACCGAGCGGCTGCTCGTCCATGGCTTCGTAAGCTACTTCGCGGTCGCTATTGCCAGCGGCGTTCACCGTTGCAATTTCCGTCCAGGCGTCGACACCGTTGCGGCTGCGCTCGAGGTAGAACATCTCCGTATTTTCTTCGGAAGAAGTAGACCAGGTGATTTTGTTGGCTTTATTCATGGCTACCCCGCGGAAGTCGCTGAGGGTCACGGGGAGGGCCGTTACGTTGACAATAGAGATGTTGTCAACGGTAATGTAACCTTCACCACTTCCCCGCTCTACCTGTAGTTGAAGGGTGGCCGAACCGGGAGGAGCGATGTACGTGTATTCGGAACGAACGTAATCTTCACCCTGAGGGATGTTATTGTCGACGCGTCCACCATCATCTCCATCTACGTCCAGGATAGCACCGGCAGCATCGCGGAAGGTGTAGTTTACTTTAGCAAAGTCCAGTGAACCAGCATATTTGCTATCGAAGGAGGTCATAATTTCGGCACCTTCGCTAACTGCATACTCCGGAGTGGAAGCTGTTGCGTACTCGCCGGATGGATCATTAAACGTCAAAGCCATCACGCCAGTGGCGGGATCCTGCACCAACTCGTTGCGGAAGGTCGCTTCGGTAAGCGCGGAACCGGCTTCAAAGTCACCATTTACAACCAGTTCTCCTTCGGGCGTCATCGGAGCTTCAACCGTGTAAGGCAGGAAGCAGACATCATCTACAACGTAGTCGACGCCAGGGTTACCATTGAACTGTACGGCGAAGTGGGCAATATCGGGGTCTGTAGCCTCAGCAATAAGACGGTAACCGATCAACTCATTACCCTCAATCTTGATGGACACCATACTCAGGGTTGAGGAGTAATCGTCGTTGAAGAACTTAATTTCAGCATTCGGGAAACCACCATCTACAAGCGTCTTGGCCACAAAGTTGAGTTCGTAAGCGCCACCGGGGCCGATGTCACCGTAAGTCGCCGTACCACAGCCGTTGGCGGCACACGCAACGCGGAGCGCACCACTATTTAGGGTACCCTGATCAGCGGACCAGGTGATGTCCATATCATCACCAAAAGCCGTTGAGTAATTGGAGATATTAGCATCGAAGGTCTGGTTACTCACCAAGCCGTCAGGGCAAAAATCTACGGGGGGTTGAGGATCAGTCATGGATAAACACCAGTTATCCGCAATGGATGAGGCGCTTTCTCCGCCTACAATTGTTACGCGGACTTCATTAGCTTCCGGTGGGCAAATACCACTGAAGTTGAAGGTTTCGAAGTCAGCGGAGGTAAGGTCCATGGACTGCTCACCGTAGCGGGTAAAGGTGGTGTTGTCCACAAACGCAAAACGAACCTGAGCGTAACCAGCTGTCGCCAAACGCTTAGCGTCTACCTGGCCGTAAAAGACCTCGCCGTTGCTGGCTGGTTTTGCCTGGTAGAATTCGAAGTAGGTATCGGGCAGCGGACCAACCTGTACGGCGCCGGATCCACCAACACCGCCGGTAGCTGAGGCAGTACCCACCGGTGAACCGCCGGCGTTAGCGAAAGAACCGTAAGCACTCAGATCACCATCGTCAAGAAGTGGGTTCGTGAACAGGTTATTTTCACATACGGGGGTGACGGGTGCCGTCGTCAGATCAAAACACCAGTTATCCGTGCGGAAAACGCCGTCTCCCTGTACGGCTAACTGAACTTGTGCAGTACCTGCAGGCGACACCAAGGTGCGGCTAATGGTTTGCCAATCCATATTCTCGTCGGCAAATACGGTAAAGTCCGCAGCACCGATGTCCGCACCGTTCATATCCCGGTAGTAAATAGCAATGCCAACGTAGTCGGCTTCCGTCGGTAAACGGAGGATGTCGACCGCAAAAGTGTATTCCGTGTTTTCGGCAATACCTCCTACCGTTTGCGCAATGGCACCAAAACCAGTAGAATTGATCTCTGCGGAGTTAGCCGAACCATCTCCGGTGTTGCTTGACAGACCAGTGAAAGCTGCACCGCTGAAAAGGTAGTAGCTATTCGGAAGACCAGTTCCGCCATCTAAACCGCCTTCAAAATCGGCGTTATTGGCCAGCGTGGAGGCACACTGTGCCTGAAGGGCACCCACCGATAACAGGAGGGCCAGCAAGGTCAGGCCCTTGCGAAAATAAGTAAAGTCTAATTGCATGATTGGTAGGTTTTTGCGACTGGAATCAAGCCCGGAATCGCAGGCTTTAACTGGCCAAGGATAAGGAGATATAGCGTTAAGGCGAGCAAAAAAGGCGGCTAAATGTCCTAACAATACATAGTAAAAACCAGCAAACCCCGCCGGCTATGGGGCCTGGCGGGGTCTGCAATCCATTGTAGGTTATCCGGCCAATTTTAGCCGGGAACTGGCGTTCAACTTAGTTAATTACTACGCGAATCGTCTCCTGCTCGCCTCCAACCGTCAGTTGAAGAACGTAGATGCCGGCCTGGAGACCGCGTACGTCCACGTCCGCCGCCACCGTTCCGGCGGGAAGCTTGAGTGAAGTGCCGGCGGCGCGGCCCTGAGCGTCGAAGAGGCGGATGCCTACACCTTCGCTCACGTCGGCGCGGTCACTGAGTTCAACGTGGACAAAGCCATTGTTGGAAGGGTTCGGGAACACCCGGCCGAGGGTCGTTACCCCAGCGGCGAAGTTCAATTCCACTACGTTCGACATCAGGTCACCAAACTCGGCGTCGATGAGGCGGATGCGGTAGAAGTTGCGGCCGTTGACCGGCGAGACGTCCGACTGGCGGTAGATCGCATCGCTACCGGACATAAACGCCGCCTCGGTGAGGCCTTCCCGCACCATCTCGAAATCGACTCCGTTGGTAGAGCGCTCCAGTTCGAACTGGTAGAAGCTACCGTCATTAGGCACCGTCCATTCAATCGTCACTTCCCGGTTGGCTAGGTTGTTCATTACGCCGGTTGCCGTCAGGTTGCCGCCACAGCTGGCGGGGTTAGCGATGACGTTGACGAGGAAGGGATCACGGCTCACGCAACCGCCGCCGGAAGCGGTCAGGTTGGCGTTGTAGAGGCCGGTTTCCGTCCAGGAATTCGTCACTACTGGGCCGTTCAGGACGGCTGCTTCGGCGGGGCCGCCGAAGTTCCACGTCAGCAGGTTACCCGGAGTTGGGTTCAGGGCCGTGAAGGTGGCATCCTCACCAACGCAAACGCGGGTGGTTCCGGATACCTGAGCATTCGCGGCGTCACCAACGGTGATCAGGACGGGTTCGGTCTCCCGGTAGCGGCAGAGGCCGCGGCGGACACAGCGCGCGAAGTAAGTATTCTCGTAGATCGCGCCGGGCTGGTAGTTCTCCGTGTTGGTATTCGGGATCGGCGTCCAGAAATCAATGTCCAGATCGGGGCCGACGGTCGTCATCATCCATAGGTACTGGAGCTCACCCTGGCCACCGGTAGCGGGGGCGGTTTCGACGAGTTCATCCGGTACGTTGCCAGGGCCGCAAAGGGTTTGGTTGCCGCTGATCGCTCCTGGGTCGTCCACGTTGTCGATACAGGGGCTCGTAAAGCCGGCGTCGATCGTTGGGATTCGACCGTTAGGCCCAACCGTGTAGAAGGGCGTCATCAGCATCTGCGGGTCCACGTCGCTGTCGTCGCCGTCGTTACCCATATTCTGTTGCGTTGCCGTCAGGTCGGCGGGTTGCTCGAAGGTCAGTTTGTAGGTACCGGGGTTGACCATGAACATGTACATCCCGTTTTCGTCGGTGAACTGCATGTCCATGAAGCTGCCGTCCTGGCTATTTACGGTGACTTTTACGCCTTCAATACCGGGTTCACCGGGGTCCTGCATACCGTTGCCGTTGAGGTCTTCCCAGACGAAATCGCCGAGTTTCGCCATACAGTCATCGGTGATTTCAATGGTTCTTTCCAAATCCACGGTACAACCGTTGGCGCTGCCGCTGGTGTAAACTGCGGACAGTACGTACGTACCGGGCGCCAGCGTAGAGGGGTCCAGTTCCGTAACGACGACGTCGTTGATCGTATAGGTGATATTGGCCGTGGTAGCTACGCCACCCTCAATAGCGACGGCGTTGAGCGCCACGGCACTATCGAACGTACAGAGTAAGGACGGTGGCTCCGGCTGGAAACTCAACGTCGGGTAATCACACTGGTTGGCGAAGGAAAGGCTGGATAATCCATTGGAGACCGTCGCGCTGAAGGCCTGCCCATCAATTACCCGGAAGGTGATGACGTAGAGGGATTGGTTGGCGTTGTCCGGGTCCGGCGTTTCGGTGAGCTCCGTCCCGATGGGGAGGGGAGCCGTCGGGGTACCGAGGTTGGTGAACATTCCGGTGCGGTCGGTGACCGTCCAGGTTTGTCCCGGGCTGGCCGTCACGGTGATGGTTTGCTGGAACTGTCCGTTGCCGGGGTTCGAGGCATTGCTCAGGCAGTTACACTCATCGAGCTCGCCGGTAGGGACCGGTACAAATCCTGCATCGACGGTGGGGTCGAACTCACCCGCTTCCAAATTATAAATGCCGGTCATTCCGTTCATGGCAGGGTCGGCGTCACTATCACCTGCGTCAGCGCCCTGATTGGCTTCCGTACGGATGTTGCCGGGCAACTCGGGGAAGAGGACGCTGTAATCTCCGGGCACGAGGCCGTTGAATGCATACATTCCGTTGGCGTCGGTTACCGTTTCGTCGATGATATCACCGTTCGCGTTCTTCAGGAAGACGGTGTAACCAGCCACACCGGGCTCGTTAGGATCTTGCTGCCCGTCGGCGTCGTAATCGAGCCAGACGAAGTTACCGAGGCCCGCAAAGGCCGCCAGCGTTTCGCTACAAACCGTCGTACAGCCGTTTGCATCGGTGACGGTAGCGGAGTAAGTGCCAGGAGCGAGATCGGAGATTGTTTGAGTAGTCGCGCCGGTATTCCACAGGTAGGTGTAAGCACCCGTACCGCCCGTTCCGGTAACGCTTAGCGAGCCGTTATCTCCAAGGGTAGATTCCTGCAGCACGTTGACGGTACAGGTGAGCGCATCTGGCTCGGTGATGGTGAAAGGCGCCACCGCCGTACAGCCATTGGCGTCGGTAACGGTGACGGATTCGGTGCCGGCGGGTAAACCGACGATGGGGGTTCCCACCGCTCCGTTGCTCCAGGTAATTTCGTAGGGCTGCGTGCCGCCGGAAACGAGGACGGATGCCGTGCCGTTAGCGTCGCCGTTACAGTCGTTATCCGTGGTTTGTACGCTCAGGTCGATCGCGTCAGGCTCGGTAACCGTGAAATTGGC encodes:
- a CDS encoding T9SS type A sorting domain-containing protein, whose protein sequence is MQLDFTYFRKGLTLLALLLSVGALQAQCASTLANNADFEGGLDGGTGLPNSYYLFSGAAFTGLSSNTGDGSANSAEINSTGFGAIAQTVGGIAENTEYTFAVDILRLPTEADYVGIAIYYRDMNGADIGAADFTVFADENMDWQTISRTLVSPAGTAQVQLAVQGDGVFRTDNWCFDLTTAPVTPVCENNLFTNPLLDDGDLSAYGSFANAGGSPVGTASATGGVGGSGAVQVGPLPDTYFEFYQAKPASNGEVFYGQVDAKRLATAGYAQVRFAFVDNTTFTRYGEQSMDLTSADFETFNFSGICPPEANEVRVTIVGGESASSIADNWCLSMTDPQPPVDFCPDGLVSNQTFDANISNYSTAFGDDMDITWSADQGTLNSGALRVACAANGCGTATYGDIGPGGAYELNFVAKTLVDGGFPNAEIKFFNDDYSSTLSMVSIKIEGNELIGYRLIAEATDPDIAHFAVQFNGNPGVDYVVDDVCFLPYTVEAPMTPEGELVVNGDFEAGSALTEATFRNELVQDPATGVMALTFNDPSGEYATASTPEYAVSEGAEIMTSFDSKYAGSLDFAKVNYTFRDAAGAILDVDGDDGGRVDNNIPQGEDYVRSEYTYIAPPGSATLQLQVERGSGEGYITVDNISIVNVTALPVTLSDFRGVAMNKANKITWSTSSEENTEMFYLERSRNGVDAWTEIATVNAAGNSDREVAYEAMDEQPLGASYYRLRSVDFDGATQLSDVIRIERASGVTLSAYPNPIGNAFTVETEFAETTNYSLYDALGRELRSGRLAAGFQRTEIATADLPAGRYLLRVNGESLLLVK
- a CDS encoding SdrD B-like domain-containing protein, producing the protein MQILRPSLFGVRRALLLLFTVCSFAAYGQLNVEVTGQDLTCNSIPQGIAVATADGGTAPYAYAWSNGETTSAITNLTAGEYTVTVTDAANNTVVGSVTLNEPDRLNVSITEPVECDEPFEISIVASGGTAPYDWTWSTGETTESITVPSGNYCVTLVDNNLCGFVTCRRVAPNNPLVTVASVDVTCPGNDDGSLDATATAGTPPYTYAWSNGATGPTLDDLAPGDYTVTLTDSRGCTDEATATVNEPDPIEGFIFGDSTVCPGVRDAFLRIAPTGGTGEYSYVWSFMGQEAQGIGPIGPGVYSITVTDENGCTLVDSYTIVESPPIEIVGSVEDIACFGQENGSIATTVSGGMPPYTYAWSTGATTSFINDLAAGDYSLTVTDIEGCVGTSTFAIEQNDALSIVGTVIDLTCEGDSSGVINIDVSGGDGDYDYLWNDGATTEDRTGLAAGTYSITATDGNDCTTEASYTVEEPDALVVNLSPTNPTCSDSDDGIVLIGIVNGTMPFTITVNGEANDGTLNNVSAGTYLVEVTDGNGCFGSMSVTLTAPDAIELSAEVTNINCFGDNDGSIDLSVGGGTPGYTYAWSNGATSQDIDDLEAGNYTVTVTDANNCTAEATYTINTNTALVVTGVVTDINCNGDATGAITTSVMGGDMATISYAWSTGATTADLDGLTAGNYSVTVMDANACAAVANFTVTEPDAIDLSVQTTDNDCNGDANGTASVLVSGGTQPYEITWSNGAVGTPIVGLPAGTESVTVTDANGCTAVAPFTITEPDALTCTVNVLQESTLGDNGSLSVTGTGGTGAYTYLWNTGATTQTISDLAPGTYSATVTDANGCTTVCSETLAAFAGLGNFVWLDYDADGQQDPNEPGVAGYTVFLKNANGDIIDETVTDANGMYAFNGLVPGDYSVLFPELPGNIRTEANQGADAGDSDADPAMNGMTGIYNLEAGEFDPTVDAGFVPVPTGELDECNCLSNASNPGNGQFQQTITVTASPGQTWTVTDRTGMFTNLGTPTAPLPIGTELTETPDPDNANQSLYVITFRVIDGQAFSATVSNGLSSLSFANQCDYPTLSFQPEPPSLLCTFDSAVALNAVAIEGGVATTANITYTINDVVVTELDPSTLAPGTYVLSAVYTSGSANGCTVDLERTIEITDDCMAKLGDFVWEDLNGNGMQDPGEPGIEGVKVTVNSQDGSFMDMQFTDENGMYMFMVNPGTYKLTFEQPADLTATQQNMGNDGDDSDVDPQMLMTPFYTVGPNGRIPTIDAGFTSPCIDNVDDPGAISGNQTLCGPGNVPDELVETAPATGGQGELQYLWMMTTVGPDLDIDFWTPIPNTNTENYQPGAIYENTYFARCVRRGLCRYRETEPVLITVGDAANAQVSGTTRVCVGEDATFTALNPTPGNLLTWNFGGPAEAAVLNGPVVTNSWTETGLYNANLTASGGGCVSRDPFLVNVIANPASCGGNLTATGVMNNLANREVTIEWTVPNDGSFYQFELERSTNGVDFEMVREGLTEAAFMSGSDAIYRQSDVSPVNGRNFYRIRLIDAEFGDLMSNVVELNFAAGVTTLGRVFPNPSNNGFVHVELSDRADVSEGVGIRLFDAQGRAAGTSLKLPAGTVAADVDVRGLQAGIYVLQLTVGGEQETIRVVIN